A window from Fusarium musae strain F31 chromosome 8, whole genome shotgun sequence encodes these proteins:
- a CDS encoding hypothetical protein (EggNog:ENOG41) gives MSLESGCGVKNLPISLNLESFLVNMLRHTPETLPQIWEGNERLPMWIDMICIDQLDNKEKALQIPLMRDIYSKARSVVVWIHEYDSYLRYAFQHLRRLSSNNPDDEIPFDPMGWDAIRRLLGCAWFHRRWVIQESMLPKTAIFLCGPDSISMDDVFRGIDMAVKSLLARPRLMKKLKRCNTGEVRPVRVLRELRQAFENDQNQFGLFWLMEHLRFTRATFAHDQVYSLLGVCNPREADATSVRYDLEPEEVYKRSAILHADIHGNLEFLGLCAPEQRDDTLCSGPTGNPVLRTFAGPSWVPNWHSQRLRRCLGLSHIDHDESFFNASGAIPFNPSFEGDHLTVSGVMIDRISSIADFCPRDRAPDFSDANSKLYQQYLDFWMTSADEPAPYSDAVSRAEAFIRTLSLNGIYLEPVPSPDDIPTIFYNWCSGSALCKRLETYGFKPKSSGTGPGEKAFIRMKRLVSWDPFITSKGYMGLGREGAAMGDEIWLIGGCSTPVLLSAVTGDSPQYEVKGEVFLDGFMFKGQFAKSSHQSSKVERIVLV, from the coding sequence ATGTCCCTCGAGTCAGGCTGTGGAGTCAAGAACCTACCGATTTCTCTCAACCTGGAATCCTTCCTCGTCAACATGCTCCGTCATACACCTGAAACCTTGCCACAAATCTGGGAAGGCAATGAGAGGCTACCGATGTGGATCGACATGATCTGCATCGATCAGCTGGACAATAAGGAGAAGGCGTTGCAAATTCCACTGATGCGAGATATCTACTCAAAAGCGAGGTCTGTGGTTGTGTGGATTCATGAATACGACAGCTATCTGCGCTATGCATTTCAGCATTTGCGTCGACTCAGTTCAAATAATCCGGACGACGAGATCCCGTTTGACCCTATGGGCTGGGATGCGATCCGACGCCTGCTTGGTTGCGCGTGGTTCCATCGACGATGGGTGATTCAAGAATCCATGCTCCCAAAGACCGCCATCTTTCTTTGCGGACCGGACTCAATCTCCATGGATGATGTGTTTCGGGGCATTGACATGGCTGTTAAGTCGCTACTTGCGCGACCACGACTGATGAAAAAGCTCAAGCGTTGCAACACGGGCGAAGTACGGCCTGTGAGGGTGTTGAGAGAGCTCAGGCAAGCCTTCGAAAACGATCAAAATCAGTTTGGTCTTTTCTGGCTGATGGAGCATCTCCGTTTCACCCGCGCAACCTTTGCTCACGATCAAGTCTATTCATTGCTGGGTGTTTGTAACCCCCGGGAGGCTGATGCAACTTCGGTTCGATACGATCTAGAGCCTGAGGAGGTCTACAAGCGTTCAGCTATTTTGCACGCAGATATACACGGTAACTTGGAGTTTCTCGGCCTCTGTGCTCCTGAGCAGCGCGACGACACCCTCTGCTCGGGACCAACTGGAAACCCAGTTTTGCGTACTTTCGCAGGCCCTTCTTGGGTGCCCAACTGGCACTCACAGAGGCTGAGGCGCTGCTTGGGTCTCAGCCATATCGACCACGATGAGAGTTTCTTCAACGCCTCTGGAGCAATTCCTTTCAACCCTTCCTTCGAGGGAGATCATCTGACAGTCTCCGGAGTCATGATTGACAGGATCAGTTCAATAGCTGATTTCTGTCCTCGCGATAGAGCTCCTGATTTCTCGGATGCCAACTCAAAACTGTACCAGCAGTATCTGGACTTCTGGATGACTTCAGCGGATGAACCTGCACCGTATTCAGATGCCGTCAGTCGGGCAGAAGCCTTCATCCGAACTTTGAGTTTAAATGGGATTTACCTGGAGCCCGTACCCTCGCCTGATGATATTCCAACTATTTTCTACAACTGGTGCAGTGGCTCAGCACTGTGTAAGCGGCTAGAGACGTACGGATTCAAGCCCAAGAGCAGTGGCACGGGGCCTGGAGAAAAAGCTTTTATCAGAATGAAGCGTCTCGTATCTTGGGATCCATTCATCACTTCCAAGGGCTACATGGGCCTTGGTCGGGAGGGTGCTGCCATGGGTGATGAGATTTGGCTCATTGGGGGCTGTAGTACCCCTGTTTTGCTTTCCGCTGTCACGGGTGATTCGCCCCAATATGAAGTGAAAGGAGAGGTTTTCCTTGATGGATTCATGTTTAAGGGTCAGTTCGCGAAATCAAGCCACCAGAGCTCGAAAGTTGAGCGAATTGTTCTGGTTTAG
- a CDS encoding hypothetical protein (EggNog:ENOG41): protein MLFQNILIAASIGLAAASQSSGQGCGFKIAPCPNDTTCKPIMANCKDLNKCSGMCYFKNEYQTCGGFRATPPPPCKKGTHCVDDPRTPGDCGMACDKPGICAPKKPHTCGGITGKQCPKGLYCYDDPSDDCDPKKGGNDCSGICL from the coding sequence ATGTTGTTCCAAAACATCCTCATTGCCGCTTCCATCGGCCTCGCAGCCGCCTCTCAATCCTCCGGCCAAGGATGCGGTTTCAAAATTGCACCTTGTCCCAACGACACCACCTGCAAGCCAATCATGGCCAACTGCAAAGACCTCAACAAATGCTCAGGCATGTGTTACTTCAAGAACGAGTACCAAACCTGTGGAGGCTTCCGCGCCACGCCCCCTCCGCCTTGCAAGAAGGGCACTCACTGTGTTGATGATCCTCGAACTCCTGGTGACTGCGGCATGGCTTGTGACAAGCCTGGCATCTGTGCACCCAAGAAACCTCACACATGCGGGGGAATCACTGGAAAGCAGTGTCCTAAGGGTCTGTACTGCTATGATGATCCGTCGGATGACTGTGATCCTAAGAAGGGAGGGAATGATTGCTCTGGAATTTGCCTGTAG
- a CDS encoding hypothetical protein (MEROPS:MER0000440) encodes MALLKSFVLFGLLQFVNAAATKSSTPKISWGDCPTGVPPGVDCGKINVPLAYQNGNSTSAKGDDTVELAFTRLNHTGKGEKHGVLFFNPGGPGASGAILVAGSPYVSAISFSDELRDAYDIIGLDPRGVGISTPVRCDPKVFNKRVKTFVATDEEYDALFNYSRSVGESCANLTGPLINHLDSVHVAKDHEVVRKALGVEKFNLLGLSYGTLLGATYASLFPESVGRMALDANVDHSQSEIATLLAEATAYETVLDQFLKWCDHNSTCGLHGKNASRVWDETLARADSKAIPAPGCNGTCRSDVTGEEIRYNAQELLTFVDVNLGSGTWATLGDAILQASKGNATLLSTSTPSGKVVNNPGGSPYSYLAIGCQDWLHKSKTSVDLRQKLISGVTFAPRTRGATQTYYYESTCIGWPAPLTNPQGPLADGIKHAPTILIAASVYDPETSLTWSEGVREQLTRRVSITRNGAGHTSHYLKGDTSKAIDRYLATGKLPRDGTVYRT; translated from the coding sequence ATGGCGcttttaaagtcttttgTCCTTTTTGGACTGTTGCAGTTTGTTAACGCTGCGGCGACCAAATCATCTACCCCGAAAATAAGCTGGGGAGATTGTCCGACTGGAGTTCCGCCTGGTGTTGATTGTGGAAAGATCAATGTCCCTCTTGCGTATCAGAATGGAAATTCGACCTCTGCCAAGGGAGACGATACGGTTGAGCTGGCCTTCACGCGCTTGAACCATACTGGCAAAGGCGAGAAACATGGTGTTTTGTTCTTCAACCCCGGTGGACCTGGTGCATCTGGAGCTATCCTCGTTGCTGGATCGCCATACGTCTCGGCGATTTCTTTCTCGGATGAACTTCGCGATGCATACGACATCATCGGTCTTGACCCCCGTGGTGTTGGTATAAGCACTCCTGTGCGATGTGACCCCAAGGTCTTCAACAAGAGGGTCAAGACTTTCGTTGCCACGGATGAAGAGTACGATGCATTGTTCAACTACAGTCGAAGCGTTGGTGAGAGTTGTGCCAACCTCACTGGTCCTCTTATCAACCATCTCGACTCCGTCCATGTGGCAAAGGACCACGAAGTCGTGCGCAAAGCTCTTGGTGTCGAGAAATTCAACCTTCTCGGCCTCTCATACGGAACACTCCTCGGTGCAACATATGCATCTCTGTTCCCCGAATCCGTGGGCCGCATGGCTCTCGACGCAAACGTGGACCACTCCCAGTCCGAGATAGCAACCCTCCTCGCAGAAGCAACCGCCTACGAGACTGTCCTCGACCAATTCCTCAAATGGTGTGATCACAATTCCACGTGCGGGCTTCACGGGAAGAATGCCAGCCGCGTCTGGGATGAAACTCTCGCTCGTGCTGATTCCAAAGCTATCCCTGCACCAGGCTGCAACGGTACATGTCGCTCTGACGTGACCGGTGAAGAAATTCGATACAATGCACAAGAGCTTCTGACCTTTGTTGATGTAAACCTTGGCTCTGGTACGTGGGCTACTCTTGGAGATGCTATTCTTCAAGCTAGCAAGGGTAACGCAACGTTGCTGTCGACTTCGACTCCTAGTGGGAAAGTCGTGAACAATCCTGGCGGTTCTCCATATAGTTACCTTGCCATTGGATGTCAAGACTGGTTGCACAAGTCCAAGACCTCTGTGGACTTGCGccagaagctcatcagcgGCGTGACGTTTGCTCCGAGAACAAGGGGTGCCACGCAGACGTATTACTATGAGAGTACATGCATCGGCTGGCCTGCACCGTTGACGAATCCACAGGGACCCTTGGCAGATGGCATCAAGCATGCTCCTACTATTCTGATTGCGGCTTCTGTGTATGATCCTGAGACGAGTCTTACTTGGTCTGAGGGGGTGAGAGAGCAGTTGACGCGTAGAGTGAGCATTACGAGGAATGGAGCTGGACACACAAGTCACTACCTCAAAGGCGATACCAGTAAGGCCATAGACCGGTATTTGGCGACTGGAAAGCTGCCTAGGGATGGTACAGTCTACAGGACTTGA
- a CDS encoding hypothetical protein (EggNog:ENOG41) produces the protein MTKFKVTVTSDTVCPWCYVGRRQLQAAQRLWEQKYPDSNDTFDISYKPFQLAPDWARGPASSISKEKFYLEKFGKDRVVKMHQHLKGVGESLGIDFKFGGQTGNSRDSHRLVQLAKKHGQDAESKALDGLFAAYFEKNDDITSYDTLRNVAVEAGIPEDEFQKAIVESDEGGPEVDKLAGEARYSGVSGVPDFVLQDRFRLHGANDPSTFVSVWEKIKAAEL, from the coding sequence ATGACAAAGTTCAAAGTTACTGTTACTTCCGACACCGTCTGCCCTTGGTGCTATGTCGGTCGCAGACAGCTCCAGGCTGCGCAGCGCCTGTGGGAGCAGAAGTACCCCGACTCAAACGACACTTTCGACATCAGCTACAAGCCTTTCCAGCTAGCGCCTGATTGGGCACGAGGTCCTGCATCGAGCATCTCCAAAGAAAAGTTCTACCTCGAGAAATTCGGCAAAGACCGCGTGGTCAAGATGCATCAGCATTTGAAGGGTGTCGGAGAGTCCCTCGGAATCGACTTCAAGTTCGGAGGACAGACAGGAAACTCGAGAGATTCGCATCGACTTGTTCAGCTCGCCAAGAAGCACGGCCAGGATGCCGAGAGCAAGGCGCTTGATGGTCTCTTTGCTGCATACTTTGAGAAGAACGACGACATTACCAGCTACGACACCTTGAGAAATGTGGCTGTCGAGGCGGGAATCCCCGAGGATGAGTTCCAGAAGGCTATCGTCGAGAGCGACGAGGGTGGCCCAGAGGTTGACAAGCTTGCGGGCGAGGCGCGATACAGCGGTGTCAGTGGTGTCCCTGACTTTGTTCTTCAGGACCGGTTCCGGCTCCATGGCGCCAACGATCCGTCGACATTCGTGAGCGTTtgggagaagatcaaggcggCTGAGCTGTAA
- a CDS encoding hypothetical protein (EggNog:ENOG41), translated as MTEVADFPQSFVRPWKELLQSRRDEQQDDFPSYYVNNIDSLITSSSPKTLYVGTGHSIYKRALLPAILSAKHSVQLITCYWAASPSLDAIRDTFEQLAAARIEANVKDPLRITIGFSSFGLFQKLFHPASREGYVYDPSKWSNLGLPNQQLLQNANIHLTVKSIFFTPFSVMHPKFVIVDGKRAWVPSCNVSWERWFEGCVEVEGAIVDRLLAFYDRVWGHNDEPPRPSDSQEDVQINQKAPNRLQSNSEASATRSIDFPASGPVPTIFLPSPHHRNPRFSFFPFLSQTNPPMTPLNAALLTLFNNAQRRITILTPNVTSWPVVESLLDALARGVDVQIRTSKGMMLIEQLVTAGTTTSWCLRKFIQRYNALVKQPRSSDPEAQSPSPGKLEIFYYKQLDARRNQEDEPVVSHFKMTLVDDEYLVLGSGNMDRASWWTSQEIGLLFYVPGFQGQHLWNDVLEKRTEVLFQSDHPKRLI; from the coding sequence atgaCAGAAGTCGCAGATTTCCCTCAATCTTTTGTCCGGCCATGGAAAGAGCTTCTCCAATCTCGACGCGACGAGCAACAAGATGACTTTCCCAGTTACTATGTCAATAATATCGACTCCCTCATCACATCCAGCTCACCCAAGACATTATACGTTGGAACAGGCCACTCTATTTACAAACGCGCTCTTCTACCAGCGATTCTCAGCGCCAAACACTCGGTTCAATTGATCACCTGCTACTGGGCTGCCTCACCCTCACTGGACGCTATACGCGACACATTCGAGCAGCTTGCAGCGGCGCGTATTGAAGCCAACGTCAAAGATCCTCTACGGATTACGATAGGCTTCTCATCATTTGGGCTATTTCAGAAACTATTCCACCCTGCTTCTCGAGAGGGATATGTCTATGATCCATCGAAATGGTCTAATCTTGGCCTGCCCAACCAGCAATTGCTACAGAATGCCAATATCCACCTTACTGTCAagagcatcttcttcacaCCATTTAGTGTCATGCACCCAAAGTTTGTAATTGTCGACGGGAAGCGGGCCTGGGTCCCAAGCTGTAACGTCAGCTGGGAGCGATGGTTCGAAGGCTGCGTCGAGGTCGAGGGTGCCATTGTCGATCGTTTGCTGGCATTCTACGATCGCGTTTGGGGTCACAATGATGAACCTCCACGACCATCTGACTCGCAAGAAGATGTGCAGATTAATCAAAAAGCGCCAAATCGACTACAGTCCAACAGTGAAGCGTCAGCAACGCGGTCCATCGACTTCCCTGCCAGTGGCCCAGTTCCGACCATCTTTCTCCCTTCACCGCATCATCGGAACCCTcggttctccttcttcccatTCCTATCGCAGACGAATCCGCCAATGACGCCTCTGAATGCAGCACTTCTCACTCTGTTCAACAACGCACAGCGACGGATCACCATCCTCACTCCCAATGTCACTTCTTGGCCTGTTGTGGAGAGTCTGTTGGATGCGCTCGCACGTGGGGTCGATGTTCAGATCAGAACCAGCAAGGGCATGATGCTGATTGAGCAGCTAGTCACTGCTGGCACAACGACGTCCTGGTGTTTGCGCAAGTTTATACAGCGATACAATGCTCTTGTCAAACAGCCACGATCATCGGATCCCGAAGCGCAATCGCCTTCGCCCGGCAAGCTGGAGATCTTTTACTACAAACAACTCGACGCTAGACgcaaccaagaagatgaacctGTTGTTAGCCACTTCAAGATGACTCTCGTTGACGACGAGTATCTAGTACTGGGCTCAGGCAATATGGACAGGGCCAGTTGGTGGACGAGTCAGGAAATCGGATTACTATTCTATGTCCCTGGCTTCCAAGGCCAACATCTCTGGAACGATGTCCTCGAGAAGCGCACAGAAGTCTTGTTTCAATCTGACCACCCCAAGCGATTGATCTGA
- a CDS encoding hypothetical protein (EggNog:ENOG41), which produces MLSGVLVFNQKGENLIFRAFRNDCRPRLADVFRIQVISNAQVRSPILTLGSTTFSHVKHENIYLVAITKSNANAALVFEFLYRLIQLGKGYFGKFDEEAVKNNFVLVYELLDEIIDFGYPQNTETDTLKMYITTEGVKSEARAENTSKITMQATGALSWRKADVKYRKNEAFVDVIEDVNLLMSATGAVLRADVTGQIIMRAYLSGTPECKFGLNDRLLLDNDGLLSLPSGNKMGTKATKAAAGSVTLEDCQFHQCVKLGKFDADRIISFVPPDGEFELMRYRATENVNLPFKVHAIVNEVGRSKVEYSIGVKANFGSKLFATNVVVKIPTPLNTAKITERCTQGKAKYEPSENNIVWKIGRFTGQSEYVLSAEAILTSMTNQRAWSRPPLSMNFSLLMFTSSGLLVRYLKVFEKSNYSSVKWVRYMTRAGSYEIRF; this is translated from the exons ATGTTGTCAGGCGTTCTGGTCTTCAACCAAAAGGGCGAGAACCTTATCTTCCGCGCCTTCCGGAACGACTGTCGGCCTCGCCTCGCAGACGTCTTTCGCATCCAGGTCATCTCCAACGCCCAGGTCCGATCACCAATCCTCACCCTCGGAAGCACAACGTTCAGCCATGTCAAGCATGAAAATATCTACCTGGTCGCCATCACGAAGAGCAATGCCAATGCCGCTCTTGTGTTTGAGTTTCTCTACAGGCTGATCCAGCTAGGCAAGGGCTACTTTGGCAAGTTCGACGAGGAGGCTGTCAAGAATAACTTTGTCTTGGTATATGAGCTCCTAGACG AAATTATCGACTTTGGATACCCTCAAAATACAGAAACAGACACCCTCAAGATGTACATCACCACCGAAGGCGTCAAGTCCGAGGCCCGCGCCGAAAACACCTCCAAGATCACGATGCAAGCCACCGGAGCCCTCTCCTGGCGCAAGGCAGACGTAAAGTACCGTAAGAATGAGGCTTTCGTCGACGTGATCGAGGACGTCAACCTACTCATGTCCGCCACCGGCGCTGTCCTGCGCGCAGATGTCACGGGCCAGATCATTATGCGCGCTTACCTTTCCGGCACGCCCGAGTGTAAATTTGGCCTCAACGACCGCCTACTTCTCGATAACGATGGCTTGCTGAGTCTCCCGAGCGGAAATAAGATGGGTACAAAGGCGACAAAGGCAGCGGCTGGTAGTGTCACTCTTGAGGACTGTCAATTCCATCAGTGTGTTAAGCTGGGCAAATTCGACGCCGACCGTATCATCAGCTTCGTTCCTCCCGACGGTGAATTCGAGCTCATGCGATATCGCGCTACTGAGAACGTCAACCTTCCTTTCAAGGTCCACGCCATCGTCAACGAAGTCGGCCGATCAAAGGTGGAATACAGTATCGGTGTCAAGGCCAACTTCGGCTCCAAGCTCTTCGCCACAAACGTCGTCGTCAAGATCCCAACGCCTCTAAACACCGCAAAGATCACCGAGCGCTGCACGCAGGGCAAGGCCAAGTACGAGCCTAGCGAGAACAACATCGTGTGGAAGATTGGTCGCTTCACTGGTCAGAGCGAGTACGTCCTCAGCGCCGAGGCGATCCTGACGAGCATGACGAACCAGCGCGCGTGGAGTCGACCGCCGCTGAGCATGAACTTTAGCTTGCTCATGTTTACGAGTTCAGGACTGTTGGTGCGATATCTGAAGGTGTTTGAGAAGAGTAATTATTCGAGCGTCAAGTGGGTGCGGTACATGACGAGAGCAGGATCATACGAAATAAG ATTTTGA
- a CDS encoding hypothetical protein (EggNog:ENOG41) produces MHIFDVCFPSWKGDERAERAFETQRKDKAGEAKLNNYNKMVFLDRLENIGSKTAFDPSVYHLTATSRLISRLAEQTVREIEARQAMNEISLPGRAQKVFIPASDVLMLRFREEPSDHNDLATETLLVPPPIKDILENQWSPEIATALQNAKKVAIDVSETWATGLYGELGLEEVAFFACTIQKGLEVLYLVDECTGRCKQCGRQNVKMSEIRTPDALWKGLRTKNTDDQERPGDIVHAVSRRYVEARNLSALGWEEEHPSYIFACLIDTAIKSQQEGADRGKFQGVRVLVVEDE; encoded by the coding sequence ATGCACATCTTTGACGTCTGTTTTCCATCATGGAAGGGCGATGAACGTGCTGAAAGAGCTTTCGAGACACAGAGGAAGGATAAAGCAGGAGaagccaagctcaacaactACAACAAGATGGTGTTTCTTGACCGTCTCGAGAATATCGGGTCAAAGACTGCATTCGACCCAAGCGTGTACCACTTAACAGCCACATCAAGGCTAATCAGTCGCCTCGCTGAACAAACCGTCAGAGAGATAGAGGCAAGACAGGCTATGAATGAGATCAGTCTCCCCGGCAGAGCCCAAAAGGTCTTCATCCCTGCCTCCGACGTCCTCATGCTTCGCTTCCGAGAGGAGCCATCCGACCACAACGACCTCGCTACGGAAACGCTCCTCGTACCACCGCCAATCAAAGACATCCTCGAGAACCAATGGTCACCGGAAATAGCCACGGCATTACAGAATGCCAAAAAGGTCGCGATCGACGTTTCCGAAACGTGGGCGACAGGGCTGTACGGCGAGCTAGGGCTTGAAGAGGTTGCATTCTTCGCTTGCACGATCCAGAAGGGTCTGGAGGTGCTGTACCTCGTGGATGAGTGCACGGGGAGGTGTAAGCAGTGCGGTAGACAGAACGTCAAGATGAGCGAGATACGAACGCCAGATGCTCTTTGGAAAGGTCTGCGGACGAAGAATACGGATGATCAGGAGAGACCGGGGGATATCGTGCATGCAGTATCGAGACGCTACGTCGAAGCGCGGAATCTTTCGGCGCTGGGATGGGAGGAGGAACATCCATCGTACATTTTCGCATGCTTGATCGATACTGCGATCAAGAGTCAACAAGAGGGCGCAGATAGAGGAAAGTTTCAAGGTGTCAGAGTCTTGGTAGTTGAGGATGAGTGA